Proteins encoded together in one Bactrocera neohumeralis isolate Rockhampton chromosome 4, APGP_CSIRO_Bneo_wtdbg2-racon-allhic-juicebox.fasta_v2, whole genome shotgun sequence window:
- the LOC126757630 gene encoding putative odorant receptor 59c — protein sequence MPANEEEGKLATSATKISSIDAVNYIWRWWRYLGMHPPKRYRWLYLALSFLVNFFTGVIFPSVYLASFVMPIGVDDKLANLSVVLPLFYTAGKQIIMFYYIQTDLPKAAQHLHALDRQVEQRSEDIAYLRRIMRYCVWSFLTVFIGFWTSLMVYGLLSIMRHRLPFEGWMPFDWQHSLSLYFLAGVIELFAVGVLLTNAICCDTYTVAYLALLVAHLRILNSRIAHLGSCLEQSEAHHYQQLVACVEGHRECMR from the coding sequence GAAAACTTGCCACATCTGCAACAAAAATTAGCTCCATCGATGCAGTCAACTACATCTGGCGCTGGTGGCGCTACCTCGGCATGCACCCACCTAAGCGCTATCGTTGGCTCTACTTAGCCCTTTCCTTCCTGGTCAATTTCTTTACGGGTGTTATCTTTCCATCGGTGTATCTGGCATCGTTCGTCATGCCAATCGGCGTCGACGATAAACTCGCCAATCTCAGCGTCGTACTGCCGTTATTCTACACTGCCGGCAAGCAGATCATCATGTTCTATTACATACAAACGGATTTACCAAAGGCCGCACAACATTTACACGCACTGGATAGACAAGTGGAGCAACGGTCCGAAGATATCGCTTACCTGAGACGTATCATGCGCTACTGTGTGTGGAGCTTTTTGACGGTTTTTATAGGCTTCTGGACATCTCTGATGGTCTACGGTCTGCTTAGCATCATGCGTCACAGACTACCCTTCGAGGGCTGGATGCCTTTCGACTGGCAGCACTCACTGTCTTTATATTTTCTCGCAGGCGTCATTGAACTATTCGCGGTGGGTGTGTTACTGACGAACGCCATCTGCTGCGATACCTACACTGTGGCATATCTGGCTTTGTTGGTGGCGCATTTGCGTATCTTAAATTCACGCATCGCACACTTGGGCAGCTGTCTGGAACAAAGTGAGGCGCATCATTACCAGCAACTGGTGGCGTGTGTGGAAGGACATCGAGAATGTATGAGGTAG